The Drosophila nasuta strain 15112-1781.00 chromosome 2L, ASM2355853v1, whole genome shotgun sequence genome window below encodes:
- the LOC132790487 gene encoding splicing factor 3B subunit 1: MENIPRTHEDIEAQISDIQAKKTELAKTNAAAAGVGLLDSGGFFDTDLYDDEAAVGKGAKGRYEGYNTSIAANDDEGDEDEEDDGFPVPQKRTTYTAPTSVLKDVTQGKEDIDPLADRRRPTIADREDEYRQKRRRIIISPDRADPFADGGKTPDVGSRTYTDIMREQMLKGEESELRRRIMEKSKEGTLMKSGSANGEAAAAAAKEGGRKRGRWDQTVSDSFIPAKVAATPSSAATPTWEDKTPGDHRWDETPGHKGSETPGATPGLGTRIWDATPAHAMTPGHETPGHEKSARRNRWDETPKTERETPGHSGWAETPKPDRTGSSASDSGISGIESTPGASKRRSRWDETPSNATPAITPSNASAMTPSMTPHATPGHATPLLTPGGSTPVGVKAMAMATPTPGALAAMTPEQLQAYRWEKEIDERNRPYTDEELDQVFPPGYKILPPPAGYVPLRTPGRKLMATPTPIAGTPAGFFIQVEDKNAKFMDNQPKGQNLPFMKPEDAQYFDKLLVDVNEDALSPEELKERKIMKLLLTIKNGSPPMRKSALRQMTDKAREFGAGPLFNQILPLLMSPTLEDQERHLLVKVIDRVLYKLDDLVRPFVHKILVVIEPLLIDEDYYARIEGREIISNLAKAAGLATMISTMRPDIDNIDEYVRNTTARAFAVVASALGIPSLLPFLKAVCKSKKSWQARHTGIKIVQQIAILMGCAILPHLKALVEIIEHGLVDEQQKVRTITALAIAALAEAATPYGIESFDSVLKPLWKGIRTHRGKGLAAFLKAIGYLIPLMDAEYANYYTREVMLILIREFQSPDEEMKKIVLKVVKQCCATDGVEPQYIKEEILPHFFKFFWNHRMALDRRNYRQLVDTTVEIANKVGTSEIINRVVDDLKDENEQYRKMVMETVEKIMGNLGAADIDSRLEEQLIDGILYAFQEQTTEDVVMLNGFGTIVNQLGKRVKPYLPQICGTILWRLNNKSAKVRQQAADLISRIAVVMKTCQEEKLMGHLGVVLYEYLGEEYPEVLGSILGALKAIVNVIGMTKMTPPIKDLLPRLTPILKNRHEKVQENCIDLVGRIADRGPEYVSAREWMRICFELLELLKAHKKAIRRATVNTFGYIAKAIGPHDVLATLLNNLKVQERQNRVCTTVAIAIVAETCRPFTVLPALMNEYRVPELNVQNGVLKSLSFLFEYIGEMGKDYIYAVCPLLEDALMDRDLVHRQTACSAIKHMSLGVYGFGCEDALTHLLNYVWPNIFETSPHLVQAFMDSVDGLRVSLGSIKILQYTLQGLFHPARKVRDVYWKIYNSLYIGGQDALIAGYPRITNDPKNQYERYELDYTL, encoded by the exons atggaaaatataccGCGTACTCATGAAG ATATTGAGGCGCAAATCTCGGACATTCAAGCTAAGAAAACCGAGTTGGCAAAGACCAATGCCGCAGCAGCAGGTGTAGGCTTGCTGGATAGCGGCGGCTTCTTCGACACCGATCTTTATGACGATGAGGCGGCGGTGGGGAAAGGGGCAAAGGGTCGGTATGAGGGCTACAACACATCGATAGCAGCAAACGATGATGAGGGTGATGAGGATGAAGAAGACGATGGCTTCCCCGTGCCACAGAAGCGCACAACCTACACGGCGCCCACCTCGGTGCTCAAGGATGTGACCCAGGGAAAGGAGGACATTGATCCGCTCGCAGATCGACGGCGTCCCACGATTGCTGATCGTGAGGATGAGTACAGACAGAAGCGGCGTCGCATCATTATCTCGCCAGATCGTGCTGATCCCTTTGCGGACGGCGGTAAAACCCCCGATGTGGGTTCTCGCACTTACACGGACATTATGCGAGAACAGATGCTCAAGGGCGAGGAGTCGGAACTGCGGCGCCGCATCATGGAGAAGTCCAAGGAGGGCACACTGATGAAATCGGGATCGGCAAATGGCGAagcggctgcagctgctgctaaGGAAGGCGGACGCAAGCGTGGCCGCTGGGATCAGACAGTGAGCGATAGCTTCATACCCGCTAAGGTGGCGGCAACACCCAGTAGTGCCGCTACGCCTACCTGGGAAGAC AAAACACCCGGCGATCATCGTTGGGACGAGACCCCTGGACATAAGGGTAGCGAGACGCCCGGCGCTACGCCAGGACTCGGCACACGCATCTGGGACGCCACACCGGCACATGCCATGACGCCGGGTCACGAGACGCCCGGCCACGAAAAGTCGGCGCGCCGAAACCGCTGGGATGAGACACCAAAGACAGAGCGCGAGACGCCCGGACACAGTGGCTGGGCAGAGACCCCTAAACCAGATCGTACAGGCAGCTCTGCAAGCGACTCGGGGATCTCTGGAATCGAGTCCACCCCAGGAGCCTCGAAGCGACGTTCACGCTGGGATGAAACACCATCGAATGCAACTCCAGCAATTACGCCAAGCAACGCGAGCGCCATGACGCCCAGCATGACGCCACATGCAACACCAGGACATGCTACGCCGCTGCTGACGCCGGGAGGCAGCACACCCGTGGGAGTGAAGGCCATGGCCATGGCAACGCCCACGCCAGGCGCTTTGGCTGCGATGACACCAGAACAGCTGCAGGCGTATCGCTGGGAGAAGGAGATCGATGAACGCAACAGACCGTACACTGACGAAGAGTTGGATCAGGTATTCCCACCCGGCTACAAAATTCTGCCTCCGCCAGCGGGTTACGTGCCACTGCGCACGCCAGGACGTAAACTGatggccacgcccacgccgATAGCGGGCACACCAGCTGGATTCTTTATTCAAGTGGAGGACAAGAATGCCAAGTTTATGGACAACCAGCCGAAGGGACAGAATCTGCCCTTTATGAAGCCCGAGGATGCGCAGTACTTTGACAAGCTGCTCGTCGATGTTAACGAGGATGCGCTGTCGCCCGAGGAACTGAAGGAGCGAAAGATCATGAAGCTGCTGCTCACTATTAAGAACGGTTCGCCGCCCATGCGCAAGTCCGCGTTGCGTCAGATGACAgacaaggctagagaattcGGAGCTGGGCCACTTTTCAATCAAATTCTACCGCTGCTCATGTCACCTACACTGGAGGATCAGGAGCGTCATTTGCTGGTCAAGGTAATCGACCGCGTGCTCTACAAGTTGGATGACTTGGTGCGCCCGTTTGTGCACAAAATTCTTGTGGTTATTGAGCCGCTGCTGATCGACGAGGATTACTATGCGCGTATTGAAGGTCGCGAAATCATTTCGAATCTGGCCAAGGCAGCCGGATTGGCAACCATGATTTCCACCATGCGTCCCGACATTGACAACATTGATGAATACGTGCGAAACACGACAGCGCGtgcgtttgctgttgttgcttccgCCTTGGGCATTCCCTCGCTGCTGCCCTTCCTTAAGGCTGTGTGCAAATCGAAGAAGTCGTGGCAGGCGCGGCACACAGGAATCAAAATTGTTCAGCAGATTGCCATACTGATGGGTTGCGCCATCCTGCCGCATCTCAAGGCTCTCGTCGAGATCATCGAGCATGGATTGGTGGACGAACAGCAGAAGGTGCGCACCATCACGGCGTTGGCCATTGCTGCGCTTGCCGAGGCTGCCACGCCTTATGGTATCGAGTCCTTTGATTCGGTGCTGAAACCGCTGTGGAAGGGTATCAGAACACATCGTGGCAAGGGCTTGGCTGCCTTCCTGAAAGCCATTGGTTATCTGATTCCGCTTATGGACGCCGAGTACGCCAACTATTACACACGTGAGGTGATGTTGATTCTCATCCGTGAGTTCCAGTCGCCAGATGAGGAGATGAAGAAAATTGTACTCAAGGTGGTGAAACAGTGTTGTGCCACAGATGGTGTGGAGCCGCAGTACATCAAAGAGGAGATTCTGCCGCACTTTTTCAAGTTCTTCTGGAACCATCGTATGGCACTGGACAGGCGCAACTATCGCCAGCTGGTGGACACCACTGTGGAGATTGCCAACAAGGTGGGCACCTCAGAGATCATCAATCGTGTGGTCGACGATCTGAAGGACGAGAACGAACAGTATCGTAAGATGGTCATGGAGACCGTAGAGAAGATCATGGGCAATCTCGGAGCTGCGGACATTGACTCGCGACTTGAGGAACAGCTCATTGACGGCATCTTGTATGCGTTCCAGGAGCAGACCACCGAGGATGTGGTCATGTTGAATGGTTTCGGTACCATTGTCAATCAGTTGGGTAAGCGCGTCAAGCCCTATTTGCCACAGATTTGCGGTACCATTCTGTGGCGCTTGAACAACAAATCCGCCAAGGTGCGTCAACAGGCGGCGGATTTGATCTCGCGCATTGCTGTGGTGATGAAGACCTGCCAGGAGGAGAAGCTGATGGGTCACTTGGGTGTAGTGCTCTATGAATACCTGGGCGAGGAGTATCCCGAGGTGCTGGGCAGCATCTTGGGCGCCTTGAAGGCTATTGTGAATGTTATTGGCATGACAAAGATGACGCCACCCATCAAGGATCTTTTGCCCCGCCTCACACCCATTCTGAAGAACAGACACGAGAAAGTGCAGGAGAATTGTATCGATCTCGTCGGTCGCATTGCGGATCGCGGCCCAGAGTATGTCTCTGCCAGAGAGTGGATGCGCATCTGTTTCGAGTTGTTGGAGCTGCTCAAGGCGCATAAGAAAGCGATTCGTCGAGCCACAGTCAACACCTTTGGTTACATCGCTAAGGCCATTGGACCGCACGATGTACTGGCGACACTGCTGAACAATCTCAAGGTGCAGGAGCGACAGAATCGCGTCTGCACCACGGTAGCCATTGCCATTGTCGCCGAGACTTGTCGCCCCTTCACTGTGCTCCCTGCATTGATGAACGAGTACCGAGTGCCCGAGTTGAATGTGCAGAACGGCGTGCTCAAGTCGTTGTCCTTCCTGTTCGAATACATTGGCGAGATGGGCAAGGATTACATCTATGCCGTGTGCCCGCTGCTCGAGGATGCGCTCATGGATCGCGACCTGGTGCATCGCCAGACTGCGTGCTCCGCCATCAAGCACATGTCATTGGGCGTGTATGGCTTTGGCTGCGAGGATGCGCTGACCCATCTGCTCAACTATGTGTGGCCGAACATCTTCGAGACATCGCCGCATCTGGTGCAGGCCTTCATGGACTCCGTGGATGGGCTGCGTGTCTCGTTGGGCTCCATCAAGATACTGCAGTACACGCTGCAGGGTCTCTTCCATCCCGCTCGAAAGGTGCGCGACGTCTACTGGAAGATCTACAACTCGCTCTACATTGGCGGGCAGGATGCTCTCATTGCCGGCTATCCACGCATCACCAACGATCCCAAGAACCAGTACGAACGCTATGAGCTCGACTATACGCTATAA